The genomic region CGCGACCTTATGAAGGCGATCGGCCACCGCTGGCCACATCGCTCCCTGAGGTCATGATGGTGCTGGCGGCCCTTTACGGCGTGCGCACGGGTATCCGCCCGCAGCCCCTCCGGGACGTCTCGCTCCTGGTGCGCCAGCACACCGGCGTTCCTCTTCCCAGGGGCGCCCGCCGCGCCCCGCGGGCCAGGCAGCGCCTCGACGTCCGGGAGAGGCAGGCCGCCCGGACGACCGGATGACCCGCGGGCGGGGTAAACATGACCGTCGACCTCGTCATCCGCGGCGGCACCGTGGTCACCGCGGACGGCGCACGCCGGCTGGCCGTGGCGGTGCAGGGCGAGACCATCGCCGCCCTCGACCGCGACGACGCCATGCCCCCCGCCCGCGAGGTGCTCGATGCCGACGGACTGTACGTCCTCCCCGGCGTCATCGACACCCATACCCACCTCCGAGAGCCGGGCAACACCGACCGGGAGGATTGGGAGACCGGCACCCGCGCGGCGGCGGCTGGCGGAGTCACCACCGTCCTCGAGATGCCGACAGCCTCCCCGCCAGTGAACGCCGCGGGCGTCCTGGTCACGCGCGCAGCGCGAGTCCAGCCCCGCGCCTATGTGGACTTCGGGCTCTACGGCGGTGCGAGCGCAGACAACCTGGCGGACCTCCTCCCCCTGGCTGAGGCGGGGGCCGTTGCCTTCAAGACCTTCCGCACACGGGCCTTCCCCGGTCGTGAGGGCGAGTTTCTCGGAATCTGCTGTCCCGACGCCGGTGGGATGTGGCAGGCGATGGCGGAGACGGCCCGCACCGGCCGCTTCCACGTGGTCCACGCTGAAGAGCAACAAGTCCTGGACGCAGCGTACGCGCGCGTGCGGGCCCAAGGGCTGCGCGGGGGGCCCGCCCACGCGGCGGCACGGCCCGAAGTCGCCGAGGTGGCCTCGGTGGCGCAGTGCCTGGCGCTCGCCGCGTCCGTCGGCACGCGCATCCAGTTCGCTCACCTGAGCACCCGCGCTGCCGTCGACCTGGTTGCCGCAGCGCGTGACCGTGGCGTCCGGGCCACGGTAGAGACCTGCCCGCATTACCTCACCTTCAGCGAGGAGACCCTCGAAGCATGGGGCCCGCTCGCCAAGAGCGACCCGCCTCTACGCCCGCGCGAGACGGTCGAGCAGCTCTGGGAAGCGGTGCGTGCCGGCTTGGTGGACGTCATCGGCTCCGACCACGCTCCATTCACCCTCGAGGAGAAGCAGCGCGGAGCGGACGACATCTTCCAGGCCCCTTCAGGGATCGCCGGGCTGGAGCTGCTGCTTCCCCTCATGCTCACTCACGTCCACGCGGGCCGCCTGTCGCTGCCGGCACTGGTCCGGCTCACGAGCGAGAACCCCGCGCGCCTCTTCGGACTCTGGCCGCGCAAAGGACGCCTGGCGGTGGGAGCGGACGCGGACCTGGTGATCGTGGACCTGCACGCGGAGCGGATCCAGGACCATCGCCGGATGCACACCAAGGCCGCGGCGACGGCCCGGCTGTTCGACGGGATACGGCTTCGGGGGCTGCCCGTTTACACCCTCATCCGGGGCCGCGTCGTCATGCGGCAGGGCGAAGTGGTCGGCCCTCGAGGGTGGGGACGGTGGGTGCGCCCGACCTGACGGTTGAGGCGGCTAGGTCGGCCGGGGCTGCAGCTAAACCGTGGCTTGGTCAGCGAGGCGCCACATCGCGTGGGCGAGCACCGTCGCGCCGACCAGGATGTCCTCCGTGTCGACCTCTTCCAAGTGAGAGTGGCTGAGGCCGGACCGGTTGCGCACCAAGAGCATGCCGGCAGGCGCCAGCTGCCCTGCGTACATCGCGTCGTGAGCTGCCCGGCTCACCACCGGCACAGCCTGGACGTGCAGATCGGCACAGACCTCCTCCAGCAAGGCCACCAGTGCGGACGGGACAACGGCAGGCGTGGACCGGGAGACGGCAGTCCAGCTGACCTCGACGCCGCGGTCCGCCGCGACCCCGCGCAGGCGGCCCTGGACCGCACGCATCGCCGCCGCCATCGCCCGGTCGTCGACCGCGCGAATCTCCACGTCCAGCGTGGCCCGTCCCGGGACGGTGTTGAAAGCCCCGGGTTCCACGCGGACGTTCCCGACGGTGGTCCAGGCGCCTGACGGTTCCAGCCGGCGGCCCTCCCCTTCTACGGCGAGGATGACCGCCGCGGCTGCCGCTAGGGCGTCCTTCCGGTTCGCCATCCGGGTAGCCCCCGAGTGGCTCGCCATCCCCTCCACGATCACCCGCAGGCGGAGCGGGGCTGCGATCGCCGTCACGATGCCCACGGGCACCCCAGCATCCTGCAGGTCGGTGGCCTGGTCGATGTGCAGTTCGAGGAAGGCGCGTGCCCAGGTTCCCGGCTCACGCCGCGCTGCCGTCACATCGGGGGTTCCGAGGCCCAGCGCGGCCAGCGCCTGCCGCAGGGAGACGCCGGCATCGTCGACGAGACGGTCGAGGTCATCCGGGGCGAGCGCGCCGGCGAGCCCTCGGCTCCCCAGGCACCCCGTGCCAAATCGGGTGGACTCCTCGGCGGCGAACGCGACGACTCCGACGGGCGCCTCCGGCGCCGCCTCGCGGATCGTCTGCACCGCGTGGATTGCGCAGACCAGGCCGAGCGCCCCGTCGAACCGACCGCCGTGCAGCACGCTGTCGAAGTGGGAACCCGAGAGGACGTCGTCGGCAGGTCCCCCGTGCCTGCGGGCAGGCCGTCCTTCCACGTTGCCCAGAGCGTCCACCGAGACGGCCAAACCCATCGCCCGCAGCTTGCCGGCGATCCAGTTCCGGGCGGCCTGTTCCGTTGGGGTGTAGGCCAGCCGGGTGATGCCTCCGGATGGCTCCTGTCCGATGGTGGACAGCTCCCGAAGATCCGCCAGGAGACGGT from Armatimonadota bacterium harbors:
- the allB gene encoding allantoinase AllB, whose protein sequence is MTVDLVIRGGTVVTADGARRLAVAVQGETIAALDRDDAMPPAREVLDADGLYVLPGVIDTHTHLREPGNTDREDWETGTRAAAAGGVTTVLEMPTASPPVNAAGVLVTRAARVQPRAYVDFGLYGGASADNLADLLPLAEAGAVAFKTFRTRAFPGREGEFLGICCPDAGGMWQAMAETARTGRFHVVHAEEQQVLDAAYARVRAQGLRGGPAHAAARPEVAEVASVAQCLALAASVGTRIQFAHLSTRAAVDLVAAARDRGVRATVETCPHYLTFSEETLEAWGPLAKSDPPLRPRETVEQLWEAVRAGLVDVIGSDHAPFTLEEKQRGADDIFQAPSGIAGLELLLPLMLTHVHAGRLSLPALVRLTSENPARLFGLWPRKGRLAVGADADLVIVDLHAERIQDHRRMHTKAAATARLFDGIRLRGLPVYTLIRGRVVMRQGEVVGPRGWGRWVRPT
- a CDS encoding hydantoinase/carbamoylase family amidase, yielding MGTSRFEPLSADRLLADLRELSTIGQEPSGGITRLAYTPTEQAARNWIAGKLRAMGLAVSVDALGNVEGRPARRHGGPADDVLSGSHFDSVLHGGRFDGALGLVCAIHAVQTIREAAPEAPVGVVAFAAEESTRFGTGCLGSRGLAGALAPDDLDRLVDDAGVSLRQALAALGLGTPDVTAARREPGTWARAFLELHIDQATDLQDAGVPVGIVTAIAAPLRLRVIVEGMASHSGATRMANRKDALAAAAAVILAVEGEGRRLEPSGAWTTVGNVRVEPGAFNTVPGRATLDVEIRAVDDRAMAAAMRAVQGRLRGVAADRGVEVSWTAVSRSTPAVVPSALVALLEEVCADLHVQAVPVVSRAAHDAMYAGQLAPAGMLLVRNRSGLSHSHLEEVDTEDILVGATVLAHAMWRLADQATV